One genomic window of Glycine soja cultivar W05 chromosome 9, ASM419377v2, whole genome shotgun sequence includes the following:
- the LOC114367157 gene encoding transcription factor MYB41-like, translating to MGRSPCCEESSSVKKGPWTPEEDEKLIDYISKHGHGSWRTLPKRAGLNRCGKSCRLRWTNYLRPDIKRGKFSEDDERIIINFHSVLGNKWSKIAAHLPGRTDNEIKNYWNTHIRKKLLKMGIDPETHKPRTDLNHLMSLSQLLGMSNLSSAISTAWGNKPLGLQPDITQLAKIQLVQNLLQLINNNSFVNIGNNNPYLLSNPNLNPLFLNGINPLQTNKEPHVVLSGSEEYANPGLYSQAQSQCSQHDVSKSLADLDGGSIPQDYNKINSTTTSRENLAENPPLPALVAFPPKMGTFNQMDSGCNIAAQTSTESPSNTIFDDWEKLLDDETSGSYWKEILDLTSTSASPILW from the exons ATGGGAAGGTCACCGTGTTGTGAGGAGAGTAGTAGTGTAAAGAAAGGGCCATGGAcgccagaagaagatgagaagCTGATTGATTATATCAGCAAACATGGCCATGGCAGCTGGAGAACACTTCCAAAGCGTGCTGGTCTCAATAGGTGTGGCAAAAGCTGCAGATTAAGGTGGACAAACTATCTGAGGCCTGATATCAAGAGAGGCAAGTTCAGTGAAGATGATGAGAGGATTATCATCAACTTTCATTCAGTTCTCGGAAACAA GTGGTCGAAGATTGCAGCACATCTGCCAGGAAGAACTGATAATGAGATAAAGAATTATTGGAACACTCACATAAGGAAAAAGCTTCTGAAGATGGGTATTGATCCAGAAACTCACAAGCCAAGGACAGACTTGAATCACCTCATGAGTCTTTCTCAGTTGCTTGGCATGTCAAACTTGAGCAGTGCCATTAGCACTGCTTGGGGCAATAAGCCTCTAGGTTTACAGCCAGATATCACTCAGCTAGCCAAAATACAACTTGTGCAAAATCTTTTGCAACTTATCAACAACAATTCATTTGTTAACATTGGAAATAATAACCCTTACCTCTTATCCAATCCCAACCTCAACCCTTTATTTCTGAATGGCATAAACCCCCTCCAAACTAATAAGGAGCCTCATGTGGTGTTGAGTGGTAGTGAAGAATATGCTAACCCTGGTTTATACTCTCAAGCACAAAGCCAGTGCTCTCAGCATGATGTTTCAAAATCATTGGCAGATTTAGATGGTGGATCTATTCCACAAGATTACAACAAAATTAACAGCACTACTACTTCACGTGAAAATCTagcagaaaatccacctcttcCTGCATTAGTTGCATTCCCTCCAAAGATGGGAACCTTCAACCAAATGGACAGTGGCTGTAATATAGCTGCTCAAACGTCAACAGAGTCACCTTCCAACACAATCTTTGATGATTGGGAGAAGTTGCTTGACGATGAAACAAGCGGTTCCTATTGGAAAGAGATTCTAGA CTTGACATCCACTTCTGCGTCACCAATTTTGTGGTAG